In the genome of Ananas comosus cultivar F153 linkage group 11, ASM154086v1, whole genome shotgun sequence, one region contains:
- the LOC109716971 gene encoding protein cereblon isoform X2, whose protein sequence is MEENARVPESERLQMAQILELDMEELQVEEVDDDFEASDNGGDDDDALFSGNGDREAGPSDGLTFDTSLASLHTYLGEIDDIHGRNSFFDGGTILQVPLLYFEGVVLFPEATLPLRIVDPKFTAAVEKALNQVDAPCTIGVVRAYRPRNNGWIRAASIGTTAEIRQYRRLDNGSLNVVTRGQQRFRLRRHWVDVDGAPFGEIEIVQEDTPLRTPKDAFGQLASVNNYRTCTFSHRKASGVLAALQHGFVDAENDSDSVSSGSVLSDYSEMDTRVCLTGSGSVDSANKNEMFNELSSGEEEFLHGHFGMQQKISSKSSRSAAHFKHEKMNEEGVDKHSPRKELSNIYRAATESNCAFQAPMSFWPRWVYEMYDAYSLARRAAELWRQIIVNPSMDDYIRKPGLLSFYIASKLPLSESTRQELLEIDGISYRLQREIQLLKGFNLLRCKNCEALIAKRSDMVVMSTDGPLNAFVNPNGYVHELITVQKAIGLLLHGAPSKEHSWFPGYAWTVACCAGCESHLGWLFTAVKKNLLPKSFWGIRSSQVADDTKHEVQ, encoded by the exons ATGGAGGAGAACGCTCGCGTCCCTGAGAGCGAGAGGCTTCAAATGGCGCAGATCCTCGAGCTCGACATGGAGGAGCTCCAGGTCGAGGAAGTTGACGACGACTTCGAAGCCTCCGACAatggcggcgacgacgacgacgccctCTTTAG TGGCAATGGTGATAGAGAGGCGGGTCCATCTGATGGTCTTACCTTCGATACATCTTTGGCTTCCTTACATACATACCTCGGCG AGATTGATGATATCCATGGAAGGAACAGTTTTTTCGATGGCGGTACAATCTTGCAAGTCCCGTTGCTCTATTTTGAAG GAGTTGTTTTGTTCCCTGAAGCGACTCTCCCTCTTAGAATAGTTGATCCTAAATTTACAGCTGCTGTGGAAAAAGCTCTAAACCAGGTTGATGCTCCATGCACAATAGGTGTG GTTCGTGCTTATCGGCCTCGGAACAATGGATGGATTCGTGCTGCTTCAATTGGCACAACTGCTGAG ATACGGCAATATAGGCGATTGGATAATGGTTCATTAAATGTTGTTACTCGTGGTCAACAGAGATTTCGCTTGAGACGTCATTGGGTAGATGTTGATGGAGCA CCCTTTGGTGAAATTGAAATCGTCCAAGAAGATACTCCTCTGAGAACCCCGAAAGATGCATTTGGGCAGCTGGCCTCAGTTAACAACTATCGGACATGTACCTTCTCACACAGAAAAGCTTCAGGTGTTCTTGCTGCTCTTCAACATGGATTTGTAGATGCAGAAAATGATTCAGACTCTGTGTCATCTGGTAGTGTCTTGAGCGACTATTCTGAAATGGACACGAGAGTGTGCCTTACTGGATCTGGTTCTGTAGATTcagcaaataaaaatgaaatgtTCAATGAGTTGTCAAGTGGTGAGGAGGAATTCTTGCATGGGCATTTTGGGATGCAgcaaaaaatttcttcaaaatcaAGTCGATCAGCTGCACATTTTAAGCATGAAAAAATGAATGAGGAAGGTGTTGACAAGCATTCTCCAAGGAAAGAATTGAGCAACATTTATAGAGCTGCAACTGAGTCAAACTGTGCATTCCAGGCTCCAATGTCTTTTTGGCCTCGTTGGGTTTATGAAATGTATGATGCATATTCACTTGCTCGACGGGCTGCAG AGTTATGGAGACAGATAATTGTGAACCCAAGCATGGATGATTATATCAGAAAACCAGGTCTTTTGTCTTTCTATATTGCCAGCAAACTCCCTTTATCAGAATCTACAAGGCAGGAGCTTCTAGAGATTGATGGAATATCATATAGGCTACAGAGGGAGATCCAGTTACTTAAGGGATTTAACCTTTTACGTTGCAAGAACTGTGAG GCTTTGATTGCAAAGCGAAGTGACATGGTAGTGATGTCGACCGATGGTCCCCTCAATGCTTTTGTGAACCCAAATGGTTATGTTCATGAGTTAATAACCGTTCAGAAGGCAATAGGGCTATTACTCCATGGTGCTCCAAGCAAAGAGCATAGCTGGTTTCCAGG GTATGCATGGACGGTAGCTTGTTGTGCTGGATGTGAATCCCACCTTGGGTGGCTATTCACGGCTGTGAAGAAGAATCTGCTCCCAAAATCGTTTTGGGGGATACGGAGCTCCCAAGTTGCAGATGACACAAAACACGAAGTCCAATGA
- the LOC109716971 gene encoding protein cereblon isoform X1 — MEENARVPESERLQMAQILELDMEELQVEEVDDDFEASDNGGDDDDALFRSGNGDREAGPSDGLTFDTSLASLHTYLGEIDDIHGRNSFFDGGTILQVPLLYFEGVVLFPEATLPLRIVDPKFTAAVEKALNQVDAPCTIGVVRAYRPRNNGWIRAASIGTTAEIRQYRRLDNGSLNVVTRGQQRFRLRRHWVDVDGAPFGEIEIVQEDTPLRTPKDAFGQLASVNNYRTCTFSHRKASGVLAALQHGFVDAENDSDSVSSGSVLSDYSEMDTRVCLTGSGSVDSANKNEMFNELSSGEEEFLHGHFGMQQKISSKSSRSAAHFKHEKMNEEGVDKHSPRKELSNIYRAATESNCAFQAPMSFWPRWVYEMYDAYSLARRAAELWRQIIVNPSMDDYIRKPGLLSFYIASKLPLSESTRQELLEIDGISYRLQREIQLLKGFNLLRCKNCEALIAKRSDMVVMSTDGPLNAFVNPNGYVHELITVQKAIGLLLHGAPSKEHSWFPGYAWTVACCAGCESHLGWLFTAVKKNLLPKSFWGIRSSQVADDTKHEVQ; from the exons ATGGAGGAGAACGCTCGCGTCCCTGAGAGCGAGAGGCTTCAAATGGCGCAGATCCTCGAGCTCGACATGGAGGAGCTCCAGGTCGAGGAAGTTGACGACGACTTCGAAGCCTCCGACAatggcggcgacgacgacgacgccctCTTTAG AAGTGGCAATGGTGATAGAGAGGCGGGTCCATCTGATGGTCTTACCTTCGATACATCTTTGGCTTCCTTACATACATACCTCGGCG AGATTGATGATATCCATGGAAGGAACAGTTTTTTCGATGGCGGTACAATCTTGCAAGTCCCGTTGCTCTATTTTGAAG GAGTTGTTTTGTTCCCTGAAGCGACTCTCCCTCTTAGAATAGTTGATCCTAAATTTACAGCTGCTGTGGAAAAAGCTCTAAACCAGGTTGATGCTCCATGCACAATAGGTGTG GTTCGTGCTTATCGGCCTCGGAACAATGGATGGATTCGTGCTGCTTCAATTGGCACAACTGCTGAG ATACGGCAATATAGGCGATTGGATAATGGTTCATTAAATGTTGTTACTCGTGGTCAACAGAGATTTCGCTTGAGACGTCATTGGGTAGATGTTGATGGAGCA CCCTTTGGTGAAATTGAAATCGTCCAAGAAGATACTCCTCTGAGAACCCCGAAAGATGCATTTGGGCAGCTGGCCTCAGTTAACAACTATCGGACATGTACCTTCTCACACAGAAAAGCTTCAGGTGTTCTTGCTGCTCTTCAACATGGATTTGTAGATGCAGAAAATGATTCAGACTCTGTGTCATCTGGTAGTGTCTTGAGCGACTATTCTGAAATGGACACGAGAGTGTGCCTTACTGGATCTGGTTCTGTAGATTcagcaaataaaaatgaaatgtTCAATGAGTTGTCAAGTGGTGAGGAGGAATTCTTGCATGGGCATTTTGGGATGCAgcaaaaaatttcttcaaaatcaAGTCGATCAGCTGCACATTTTAAGCATGAAAAAATGAATGAGGAAGGTGTTGACAAGCATTCTCCAAGGAAAGAATTGAGCAACATTTATAGAGCTGCAACTGAGTCAAACTGTGCATTCCAGGCTCCAATGTCTTTTTGGCCTCGTTGGGTTTATGAAATGTATGATGCATATTCACTTGCTCGACGGGCTGCAG AGTTATGGAGACAGATAATTGTGAACCCAAGCATGGATGATTATATCAGAAAACCAGGTCTTTTGTCTTTCTATATTGCCAGCAAACTCCCTTTATCAGAATCTACAAGGCAGGAGCTTCTAGAGATTGATGGAATATCATATAGGCTACAGAGGGAGATCCAGTTACTTAAGGGATTTAACCTTTTACGTTGCAAGAACTGTGAG GCTTTGATTGCAAAGCGAAGTGACATGGTAGTGATGTCGACCGATGGTCCCCTCAATGCTTTTGTGAACCCAAATGGTTATGTTCATGAGTTAATAACCGTTCAGAAGGCAATAGGGCTATTACTCCATGGTGCTCCAAGCAAAGAGCATAGCTGGTTTCCAGG GTATGCATGGACGGTAGCTTGTTGTGCTGGATGTGAATCCCACCTTGGGTGGCTATTCACGGCTGTGAAGAAGAATCTGCTCCCAAAATCGTTTTGGGGGATACGGAGCTCCCAAGTTGCAGATGACACAAAACACGAAGTCCAATGA
- the LOC109716970 gene encoding NADP-dependent malic enzyme yields MGDVDHQATVGGGVEDAYGEDRATEEQLVTPWTISVASGYTLLRDPHHNKGLAFTEKERDAHYLRGLLPPAIVTQELQEKKLMHNLRQYQVPLQRYMAMMDLQERNERLFYKLLIDNVEELLPVVYTPTVGEACQKYGCIFRHPQGLYISLKEKGKILEVLKNWPQKSIQVIVVTDGERILGLGDLGCQGMGIPVGKLALYTALGGVRPSACLPITIDVGTNNEALLKDDFYIGLRQRRATGQEYADLLQEFMTAVKQNYGEKVLVQFEDFANHNAFELLAKYRKTHLVFNDDIQGTASVVLAGVVAALKLVSGTLAEHTFLFLGAGEAGTGIAELIALEMSKQTKSPIEETRKKIWLVDSKGLIVSSRKESLQHFKKPWAHEHEPVKTLLDAVKAIKPTVLIGSSGVGQTFTKDVVEAMASFNEKPVILALSNPTSQSECTAEQAYTWTKGRAIFASGSPFDPVEYDGKIFVPGQANNAYIFPGFGLGVVISGAIHVHDDMLLAASEALAQQVTAENYEKGLIYPPFSNIRKISAHIAANVAAKAYELGLASRLPRPENLVKYAESCMYTPIYRNYR; encoded by the exons aTGGGCGACGTGGACCACCAGGCCAccgtcggcggcggcgtcgaggACGCCTACGGCGAGGATCGGGCGACGGAGGAGCAGCTCGTCACCCCGTGGACCATCTCCGTCGCCAG TGGGTACACTTTGTTGAGGGATCCGCACCACAACAAAGGTCTCGCCTTTACGGAGAAAGAGAGGGATGCCCACTACTTGCGAGGCCTCTTGCCCCCTGCAATTGTTACACAAGAGCTTCAG GAGAAGAAGCTCATGCACAATCTTCGGCAGTATCAGGTGCCCCTGCAGCGTTACATGGCCATGATGGATCTTCAA gagagaaatgagaggcttTTCTACAAGCTTCTCATTGACAACGTCGAGGAGTTGCTTCCGGTTGTTTACACACCGACTGTCGGTGAGGCTTGCCAGAAGTATGGATGCATCTTTAGGCATCCTCAGGGGTTGTATATCAGTctaaaagaaaa AGGGAAGATACTTGAGGTGCTGAAAAACTGGCCCCAGAAGAGCATCCAGGTTATTGTCGTCACTGATGGTGAGCGGATTTTAGGGCTCGGTGACCTTGGCTGCCAA GGAATGGGAATACCTGTGGGCAAGCTTGCTCTTTACACTGCTCTCGGAGGAGTTCGCCCATCTGCC TGCTTACCCATCACAATTGATGTGGGAACAAACAATGAGGCGCTGCTAAAAGATGATTTCTACATTGGATTAAGGCAAAGAAGGGCTACCGGCCAG GAATATGCTGATCTTCTGCAAGAATTTATGACTGCCGTCAAGCAGAACTATGGGGAAAAGGTCCTCGTTCAG TTCGAAGATTTTGCCAACCACAATGCATTTGAACTTCTTGCTAAGTATAGGAAAACTCATCTCGTCTTCAATGATGATATTCAG GGTACAGCCTCTGTGGTCCTTGCTGGGGTTGTTGCAGCTTTAAAGTTGGTCAGCGGAACCTTAGCAGAGCACACTTTCTTGTTTCTTGGTGCTGGGGAG GCTGGGACGGGTATTGCTGAACTTATAGCTCTTGAGATGTCCAAGCAG ACAAAATCTCCAATAGAAGAGACTCGCAAGAAAATCTGGCTTGTGGATTCTAAG GGATTGATTGTGAGCTCACGCAAGGAGTCTCTCCAACATTTCAAGAAGCCATGGGCCCACGAGCATGAACCTGTTAAGACCCTCTTAGATGCTGTTAAG GCTATTAAGCCAACTGTTCTAATAGGATCATCTGGTGTGGGACAAACCTTCACTAAGGATGTAGTTGAAGCCATGGCATCTTTTAATGAG AAGCCTGTGATTCTTGCTTTATCTAACCCTACTTCACAATCTGAATGTACTGCCGAACAGGCATACACATGGACTAAG gGTCGAGCAATATTTGCTAGTGGGAGTCCATTTGATCCAGTTGAGTATGATGGCAAGATTTTTGTGCCCGGCCAG GCAAACAATGCTTACATTTTTCCTGGATTTGGCCTCGGTGTGGTGATCTCGGGGGCAATTcatgtgcatgatgacatgcTTCTTGCAGCTT CTGAAGCTTTGGCCCAGCAGGTGACGGCGGAGAACTACGAGAAAGGCCTGATCTACCCGCCTTTCTCGAATATTAGAAAGATATCTGCTCACATCGCCGCCAACGTAGCTGCCAAAGCATATGAACTTG GTTTGGCGAGCCGCCTCCCTCGCCCAGAAAACTTGGTGAAGTACGCAGAGAGCTGCATGTACACTCCTATTTACCGTAACTACCGATAG